The region atctataaagcaatgTTTTTCTGCCGAGAAGCTCTCTGTGTATTGTTTACAGTTTTGTAGCTGCAGGCATTAAGCAGCTCAATGAAGTGCTTTAATGAACAGTTATCTCTTCAATGGGTATGTGTTCAGGTATGACCAGCAGGTACCAGATAGTTGTTCAAGGCGAGGCCTCTGAAACAGACTCTGATGATGAAGTCTACCTCACCTCTCTGCCCCCCTCTCATACCAACACAGCTGGAGCTAAGGTTGGTTTACACTCACATTATCCTATGTGTGTTCTGTTTCGAGCCCGATATGTAACAACGAGCctaattgttttgaaaaaattaaaaaaaaagtttttatttaaactcgAAAtgtaataatgggtcaataatgtaacaaaaccTTACAAAAGTGCTGAGCCCGAAAtgtaaaataggaaaaaaaatgtaacaagatgctgagcccaaaacatgaaaacattttgcatttttttatatatatgtatgtgaagGTTAGGGGGGAAAAAAGTTCCCAAAAATGTCAAGGTTCTCCAAAAAgctttaatgtatatatatctataaaacGCACACATATTTATGCATATGCATCTGTGTATACTAGGGATGTCCACGAATCATACattcttttattacttattttattgtgtgaaatgttagaaaaggcttgatcaagtgatgttactcaagttcacttcagttatatTTAACTGTCAGTATGTGGTGGGATCAACTGAGGGCGGAGacaaaaacttaaattgtagattatagatgcagtctgataaaatccggTATTCGGTtttttggctgatatcggaccgatatttgatatcaatatcggattgggacacccctagtgtATACTACTCAACATTGAACCAATAAGCCCTTTAATCCATTAGATCACTGATTCACTCAATGACGTAATAACATTATTACACTATTAGGGGGAAAATGTTTTGTGTGCCTCATAATgtaataaccaaaaaaaaagtttttcacgatttgggctcagcatcttgttgcattattgaccagttgtaacattctgggttttattacatgttttaattacatttcggcttcaacatttttgtgacattattgaccagttattacattttgtgttgtattgaaaaaaacattaaaaaaaatcaattcaggtCTTGTTTCATTGTGGGTCGGTGTAACACAATGGGTTCTAACACGTTCTAACCATGATAGAAGGGAATGGGCTtaccaatgtgtgtgtgttaaacttAGGTTCCAGGTGAAGCATCTGAAACAGACAGTGAAGGTGAACTGGCTCAGACCCATCACTCCTCTACAGTGAGTGTGGAAACAGCCCACATATTGAGGAGAGACCTTCCTCCACTGATAGTAGTACGAGATCACCCAGACATCCAGTCTGTAGTGGAGGATAAACCAAGCCCTGTACACAGGCCACACGGTGAGCCACACCCACCCATTTAGAGCTATAACAGCCTTGGTTCAAGTGTTGCATCCAGCCTTAATGTGTTTTAGTTCTTGCCACTTATGGAAACAAACACTCATTTGGTTTCTGGGGTGGTCTCAttgtgtaattctgttgttTATAGGTGACACGCTTTTGCAACAGAAGCTACAGGAGTCAAACTGCCGGCTGTATTCTGACGTAGGACATATGGTACGACAAGTTTACGGCAACGCCACTAGAGAAGTACGTTCTTATGTTGTcctaaatacacaaactgacccCTCTAGTCAGTGTAGAAACTCAAATAAATGTACTATTTTATATTGTTGACTGTGGGAGGAGGAAAGTATCAGAATAAAACCAACATGtctagggagaacatgcaaactaaaCAAGTAGTAGCCATTAGGGTtgaatgattttggaaaatatcaatattgcgattattttttcaagggcctcttgtcatgtattttgcaatgaacacaagcaatgaatcaatctgtttcataataaacaatttcagatttatttaaactttaaatgaatccaaaatgtacattttaaagcacaaattacaacaataaagcaaacaaatctgtggctttacctcttcaacatatctaactaacttcacgtttcatgaaacatgtaaacatgtggactgcacttcttaaacactctgaaattaacaaaacagtctataaatgaatgaaagaaacagatataaagaataaaaataaagcttaTTCATATACagtcagtaacatcacacatactGAAGTGCAGGAAAAGTAAGGAGAACTAATATCTGCTTTAACCAATTGGAAGTTTTTTAACGTAAATCAAACTCCCAATGAGCtttgaataaattacaaaaaaaaaaatcactttttatgatatcgcgataatatcacaaatcgttcagccttaataGCCATGTTGCTTGATCTAAAATAATTTCAGTCATACTTGCATTATgagaaaagacaacaaaaatgagtgTTGGAGTATTTGTTGCAGCAATTTACAAAAGTTTTGATGAACTGCATAGTTCTCATTTTGTCTTAGTGAAATTGTTGATGTTAACGTCACAAACGGTGTCATTAATAGGTTGTTCTTTTATTGTGTGACAGGTGCGCAGTGCAACATCGCAGCTGAATGCGTCTCAGAGCGCCATCATCAACGCGTCCCACAGTATCCGAATGATTCTGGATGATCTGAAGGCTGTGTCTGAAAAGATGGACATCATCACCAGTTGTCAGATCCTGCCAGATGTTAACATGAGCACCTCCAACAGCTGCACTTCTCTGGTGCCTTAGTCAAATATTAACAGTGCATCTTTAAACAGATCCTCAcgacatttcaataaatatctGATATAGAGATACAGAATATGTaattataaatacatgaatGAGTGTGACTTTAATTCAACACAATCCTCTGCCATATATTTATTACTACGCCAGCtatgttttatatttgtgtcacgtcaaattacaaaaaacacacacacacataaaagctTTAGCTgaagtttattgttttatatttaacatcattgtttttcaacATGTTACAAAgttgtgacaaatgtttatgatatttaatattttttgcactttagctcaataaaaagtcatgaaaataaacttttatgTATGAATTGTATTATTGTGAATGTCataaaattttaaatatctTTCTGTAGGAAGAAATACTCAGAAAAAAATCTTCCCAGTGTTTgttattatacatttaaaataattgtattgatatgtttattttgttacattacatGTCAGATAACTACATGTTTGCATTCCACAAAGATAAAACAGTATAATGTCAGACAGACTTAGAGGAAAAGTCATTATTTATATACGTAATACCAGCAaaagaacacatcacaaatgtaTGATGGATTACGTGTTAATCGATGAACCTCATTAACAGTCGGTGAATATGCGTCACCCAGGAGTGTAGATATACACTAGCACCACAACCAGCAGGTTGAGAGCTGTGCAGATGATACCCACAATGCCGAGCAAGTGGTCAGGATCCACGTTGAAACTTGAAGATTCTGAACATGTGGTAAAAATTTCATTTtcctggagagaaaaaaaaacagaaaaagcaagtctttatttttttttagaggttATGGAAAATGCATTAAGTGTAGTGACATATTTCTGCCACCTGGTGGTGCCACAgattcatttcatttctttcaTGAAAATGTGTAGTTGTACAAGCCATGTACGGAtcacactttgtgttttatacatttacatGATCAGAAGGAAGAATAATATTCTTCTATTATTAAAGATAATATTAGATGGCTTAATCGCTTTATAATACTTTATAATATTCATTTAAGCATTTTTACAATGAACACATccaatcaaaatcaaaaatcaattaGATATGatgcaagttgttttttttttttttaaatatttttacaactttttaaaTCTTTCTTTTGAGAATTCCACGCTTTTACACCAGcgacagacaaacacatttgtgTCTAATGTGTTCGTGCTATTGGACGTTTACAGTTGTACCGCTTTCTATGATTTTCATGTACAGAAGTAAACACAAATAACTTAAGTAAGTCCTGTGGAAGAGCTTTGATTCTAGCTTTGAACATTGCTTACAGAGTTTGTAATTCTACAATGacttagttttaataataaagagtGGATTTGTATGGTCTATAAATCCTGCTTTAAAAATAATACGAGCGACTGTTTTTTGTAAAAGAAATAAAGGCATTATTTATGTTGCTGTGATATGTATGACCCCATATTTCTacacaataatttaaataagGTAAAATAATTGAGCAATAAAacattctcattgtattatacAGTAAACTGTTATTAACCTTCTTTAGATACCTTATTCTTTACATGCAATATATGAACTTTTCATCTAAGATGAGCCCTAGAAATCTTATTTCAGACACCTTCTCAATTTTCACATTGTTAATGGATAAACTGACTTCCACCtttcttttattaataaataccaTAAACTTTGTCTTTGTCAAACATCTATTAataaaatgatacatttattaataaacaaaagaTTCTGAGACCTGCAGCAAATCAgtgtaattaaaattttaaGATACTGTTTGGACTGTTTCAATTTACTTCCAAAAGATTTACTTAAACATtgcttattttccttctttggTTGCCATTACGCATAGATCGAAATCACATGTTATGTTTAATACTGTAACAACCTAATTCATCAAATATTATCACCAGTAAGCAGTAGATATTTTTCACTTATCATCTGTAAATCTGGTCCCCAGATTAACTTTCACTTACTATTTCTTGTCAGCATTTTTAAGAAAGAACTTaagtaattagaaaaaaaagtttgtggtaattatttctatatatactgtatacacttACTTCTGTGTTGTATTTCTGTCCTCTGTCATCCCTTAATTCCATGTCCAGCTCCAGGTTTTTTCTGCAATGAAACTTGCTCAGCTCCAAATCAAAGTGTCTGATACCACTTCAATGATCCCTCCAGAGCTCATGGAATAAAAGTCTTCCTGTTATTTTTTCCCAGAGTGCTGGACATTCACAGGTCTGTGGGAAATGAGAGAAGAAAGCTGCTTTTTGGCTTTGCTTTatatgcaacaacaacaactgtctCACAAGGCCAGAAAGCTGCTCAGCTGTCTGACCACTGCTGTGTTTGGGTCATAtactgtagctgtgtgtgtgtgtgtgtgtgtgtgtgtgtgtgtgtgtgtgtgtgtgtgtgtgtgtgtgtgtgtgtgtgtgtgtgtgtgtgtgtgtgtgtgtgcgtgtgtgtgcatgtgtgtgcatgtgtgatgTCATAAATGTTGTCCTGATTTAAATTGTTTGCTCTGTTGTCTTTTATAGGTTTGTGTTATTGTGGGACTAAAGTGAAACCACTTATAGAGCAGACCTCATTCTTCCACAGGTGTACAGAGTACTGATATCctgctcaagtagaagtactgtcacttgattgaatttgtattgagtacacataaaatactcaagtacatgtaaaaaTTAGCACCATTAAGTACTTGTTACTTTCActccccccacatttatttttcattatagttttattttatttttctcatgtgtaaacttaaaatggaagagacaaaatcttgcagAATTGGAGCAAAAAAATTTtctctataaaataaaaggtttgcaaAGTCTATGCAAAGTCTCATGTTGGACACTTGAGTTAATCGGTGAATAATAATTACATCCTGGCATCTGCTCCCACTAAAAGCTGCATTTTTAAGGaggtaaaatgacaaaaaatgtgcATGCTGTGTGTTAACGTTAATGGCTCAGACTAACTTCAGACTCCCTCAATAGAAACATTTCTAATCAACAGTAAGCATTAGCAATGCTGAGTGTTTCCTCATGTAGGATTTTTCTGTTCATTGTTATGGACCacgctttattttgaaaggcttcTGGCCCACGGGTTGCATggttgacacccctgctttaagatGTTAGTAAGAGTGAATGTGCTTGTTTGTTGTCTGCCTCTGTGTGTTAGCCTTACAGTGGATACTGATGCTGATCAGCAGGTGCTTCTTTATactttaaatcaggggttctcaacccatttggggtcacatcACACAatgagggggtcgccagatgccaattttgagccaatttttgcttatttttacccttttctttTCAACTACACCGAACGTGCCatcttttaacctattttcatcaattttaatgcatgtttacgacattactcccattttagccacttcatcaaatttaaatgacttttctccactttttttccactttcaagacatttttggtacTTCTAAACCCTTTCCTCCACTTCTGCCACATGATGTTATATGTTGACCTATATTATTGTCACATTTAACCTTTTtacaccatatttcatacttatttttgccaatgtaaCCCCATTCACGGGCTGTCATGCCCagtatttgccaatttaaactaattgttccaatgttGACACTTTAAGCCCTTTTCACCATTTCAATTTCACAATttcatttcatcaccttttccaccatttttggtcactttgaacccatttaatttcagattaaaacaaggatttgcgtctttaaaatgactttaaaaatatggcgcaaataatagtaagctccctggataacagtggatattattcaaataaataaataaatgtggttatcacaggttcatagaacaatggaccatcattttgctgactttatctctcccctttatttcccccttatagatggtcctgtctcagCATcattgtctgtgttcaaccactttcaggtacagtgggggtccccagtttctggcacctttattttggagttgCGGTCTAAAAAGGTAAAGAACCATTGCTTTAAAGGACGACTTTTTATTGTATTGGTCTGTTTAATATGGAAAGGCAACAAACAGGGACCATGTGACAGCAGACACAGAAGTGAAGGGTTTGACACTTTTCTACTGAGACTCGATCAAAGGCCGAGTCTTCAATGCTGTTTCTTTCAGGTATAGGGGAAACAAAGCTTTACTAAATAGGCCTGTAAATGAATTCAACTAGCTTTTAGCTTTTAGGATTGATAAGTGGAATTCCCATGAGTTCATGTCTGATTGGTTTTACAGTGATCAGGTTGGCTTAACAACAAATTTCACTCCCAGTTTCACtaaataatcaatgaaaacctcAAGTAGTTCATATATACAGGCTCTTGTCCTGGTAAAGAccacatggataattaaaacTAATTTGGTTAAGCTCCAGGTTAGCCACATTTAgctttgttttgaaaatcaaaATCATTGTTTTACTTGAACAATCAACTTCTTTTGATGCTTATTTGATTTTCCAccccatttttaattttttttctaccacataAAAAGATTGGCGggtgtacaaaacaatgtatgTCCAAAGAAATAcctaaatattttttgtaaaattcaGATAAAACTTTTTCACTTGGGTGTACTCCAAATTTATGAGAATGATTAATGCTGTCATTTCCTATTAGGAACATTAAAAAGTGATTCATGAATTGTACATTTCCAAATTAAGGGAATATTTAGGTTACAGCGAGGGAAGCATCTCTTGTGGCTTTAGGTGTACACTACTGGTCAAacgttttagaacaccacactttttccaattttttactgaaaatcattcattttattgtgtcattacactctgaaatgaaagcatagaacaaataagcaatttgagttgataaagaaatgatggatgaatgaacaatactgttcagctGGTGCACATGAGGGTCTGgaaccacagtgtgttccaacactgcttttatgcagacagaggaggTCGTAAGTAACCAAGACaggttggaacacctgtaggaattagtgctgattcaaccttcattgctgcagaacagttTTAAATGATTAACCCACATTGTGTTCCTGAAAAAGGCCAATTTgcataattctgaaatgtacatttttttttttcagttttgggttaccaaacctttttttttaacctttgtaccatttctttttttttttttttattttgtttgcacatgctgttgaaggttaacactacaagaagtgcaatcttttaacagcaatgcatattttattattgcaattaaataaatgaatttatttcattgcataattgtgaccatcaccagccctccctagggaagggtaaatactttattaaagggaggatgtaaaagagagagggcagtgttacaccagggtgaggggggtggggggggggagttaacagggaggagggatacaagataggaaaacgaatgggtggggaataatcaataagtttcaagtgatgtgatgtgaaattgtggttgtgtatattgtgcttattgttgtgttatcaagccagtctggtgaccagtgtgcggcttaggaataatgatggtggctgtgagcagaggaggaagtgagtggaagttacataaaacaggtatttgggaacaacgtgtctatggttgagcccagtatgagtgttatcccacagcccgaggccagtgcgtccatgacaaatgtgattccaagagccgctactgcaaaacccataagccgcccccgggcccgaagaagcagtcgggccagcagaaagagcgagagatctaggggcccccggcgaccaccccacggccaagcagccccccgaacgcccccaaggtcccaagccgagaggctgccatttccccccccatacacacccgaaaagcccccaaggagccaaggacccagcgcaccacgccaccgactccaacccccaacccccccagccccccaccaccacccacacccccgcgcccagccccccgaggggagggcccagagagccccccgcccgagaccccagcggaggagccaaagcccacgcccagcagacgaccagagccacgccgaacgggcagccggcgggcccccgccggtgagcccagagccagcaaggacccgaccccaggccaggaggacccggaatggatgcagcaccaggagcagcccgcccagggcgaacgaccacaccccaagccgcataaggcaccagggggccgctgggagtccccccgccggtccccaggcaccccaacctagcccccccgggcgccccagatgctgatgccgcccgcgccacgagcttcagttctttaaagccagggccccctccagaggccaagccagaccgccccgccgggatgtggccccctaatttaaccccgacactctgcctcacgggggacctttgtaccatttcaagctattcatgggacttgcacgacttgaattgcaataaataactggaaaaatgagggtgttctaaaaccttTGACTGTATACAGTGTACAGTATATCGTCTCTTTGATGATTGTGCGTCTGtctgactgtgtgagtgactgtgTAAGTGAGTGAGTGTGCTCGCATTCATCAGTCCCAGCTGTGCTGACGGAGCTCCAGGCTTTGAGAGTTTCATGTGTGATAAATAATTTGGAATGAGGGCAAACACTAAAACACACCACTGAGAGTGCAACATCAAAGTAATGAGCAACAAAGAATATAAACACTGCAATCCCGAAAGTGATGACGAGGGAGACGACTGTCACATTCTCTTATCTTCCCCAGGAAATGTGCTACAACAGCAGTTGGAAGTCATGCGCAgcttgctttatttattttttttacttgagcaTGGATTTCTTGAAAAGAACATCATAAAAAATACCAGAGCCATTTAGTATTATTGATGtgaaattttgtcaaatatttGGTTGGAGTGTATctataatagaataataaacaaattaactttacactctttccacataaaaaaaatacaactagTGATTTGGTCCTAAGTCTCACCAGACTCTTAtggtaattccagcaagttcattttgtcttctttttaaaaaaaataatattttatgatttcatttatctttttcaaattttatctcctgacatgtttcgactgccaactgtcagtcttctctCAGGTTGGCCACGTCCAGAAAGAACTCATGATAGGTTCACGGTCACATCTCAAAAGAGCCTTATTTGGGGAGATACCCCGACCCATagtagaacaaaacaaaactgaatttttttttcccattataTATGAGAAGTAAGAAAATGATTCATGTGGTCGCtgtttttgagtacattttagGGATGCACCCTGAGGAAAATCTTTGCAATTTATAGCATACATATAAAATTGTCAAATACATTTActtcaaaacatttgtttgtgtcATGTTTGGTACCAAAATGTCGGGAATGACGAGACACATCTTCAACAAAACAATTTCGGTCGCTTCTAAATCTATTTTGGCCTCcagatgacaaaaagtgacaaaacaaaagttaaaaaaaaaatttgaagtCGGGAGTAATTCTGCacaagattgtccataacattgTTAATATACACGACAGAGTATTATTTGAGATCTTAAAATATGCCCAGTGAATTCCCCAAGCTTGTAAAATAATACTTTTGGCAAAAAGAAATGTGATTATAGTCTCCTaactcaccctgggacccacattttgcctcgATCATCAAATCGCGacgcacttttttttgtttttgtattcaaccaaccaaatttagttttttttcaaagatagctgttgaaaacacgcatatataatcttttttaaaacataaatctatatattttgctgtgcaacatgcttttcacagcatgcctgtcaaaaaagtCCAACCTGACACattaactatttttttaaatttttttggacAGCtttccacgacccacccagtacaggcccACGacacacttttgggtcccgactcaccagttgagaatcactgccctAACTAACATTGCCCCctaattttacatcaaaattgaatattttattttgacgatgttatggacaatcttgtGCAACATTAATTGCAAAATCATAATATTTTTGACTGttaatttgtcactttttgtcatcttaTGGCCAAAGTAGATTTAGAAGCGACTCAGTTTGTTTCACTGATTATGTGTCTCATCATTGTCGACATTTTGGTTCCAAATATGCCGAAAATCGTCACCAGGGTCAATCACTAAATTGCGATCAAAAACACCCCTGCCACCAATTCCGGCGACCACAAGAAATGTTTTCATACTTCTTATATTTCATACTTTAAAAAAGGacagttgtgttttgttctatCATGGTAAGGGGTGTCCAATTTCTTTTCTGGTGCTGGCCACAGATTTATAACGACACGTGAAAGCGATTAGTAGATGCTTTGACGCTTTCCTTATGAATTAACTTGTAGGGATACAttcatcaaagcaatcactatatgcctctgaggaagactgacagttggcagttgaaacatgtcatgagataaacatttcctgaaaaaagttgtctgataatgaaaccttaacatattaagaCTCTTACGGTGTTTTGTGGAAATGATAGTTAATATATTTGTCAGCAGCTACACACAATAAGTTGCTTCTTTTATGTGAGTTCAGTTGGATTTTTGCCTTTGTTTGAAAgtgaaatgaaatgtaaatgacATGAATCTCTGTGGACACCCTTTAGCTCCCACATTAAACAACGATCGAGGTGCACCACGGTGTGGCTCACAAAGATTAAAGATgacggggggaaaaaaataaataaatgatgcgACTCGTGGGTATTTTTCTTAAAGGTTGGCTGAACTTGCCAGGGAATTGTTACACTCAACAGGCAAGTAGGACATTATATTACTGTTTACATAAAACATCTTTTCTTGTTTCACTGACTGTGGCTTGAGGCTCACAGTCAGCGATGGGGCTCATGCTTGAGTTGACTAACTAACTTAGGACTAAAATAGGAACGAGACTAACAAAAAAGACTGAGGCAAagataaatgttttgttgtacACAGTGCAAAGGATAAAACATGAGGATTGGTTATTAAATCATGCTGGGATGAACTGCTCATCCGAGCAGTTGTGAAATCTAGTGGAGACCATAGACTGGTGGGCACGAGCCTCCACGTCTATACGCAGAGAtattttggtgtgtgtgtgtgtgtgtgtgtgggactaAAGCATAAAGGGCAGCATTCATATTAACCAGGTCAGTGGTTGTCTCATGGGGCGCCTGAGGACACGCTGCTAGTTTACATGGCTGGCTGAACAAGGATGTGCACAGCAGCACAGTCTGCTAATGCTATACTTAATAAGAGCAATGCTTAATGGGTGACAACCTTGTTTCTGTTGCTTGTGCGACCTAGAGGACATGAAAAATAGGACAAAACCAGAAGCAACGGCGAAAAGAGAAGTTATAAGTTAGAGGAGTCAAAGGTAAACAACGCAGCTCCAAACAATCCAGTTAAATCTATTCAATGTATAAATGAACACAAATATATAACAGAATAAATGTTTCTGCTCTAGTTTAGTTATTTGAGCTCATTTAAAAATGCTCAGAAACAATAAGGTCTGTAAAGGAATAGTGaacttttaggtttttttttcaatgttgaGTTGTTTTCCGCTCAAgcatgtaaataaatacaatatgtgGATGTGTATTTTGTTCAAACATCATTTCTTCATAACTGATCAAAATATCAGAATTATTTCCAATGTATTGCTAAAATGTTTACTAATCAAGATAGCCATGTAACCTAAAATGTCTACAGTATTTTGAATTTAAGTGTTGATGTGAACATGGTGTGATAAGCCTCATATTAATACtgcactgttgttgttgttctcgcATTCTATTTGCGAAGTGGCACTTAATGCACTTTAAatagaattatttatttatttttaatttatgttattatattgagttgaaaaggttatGCAGAGAATAAGTCAATTAAATGCctggttattttctttaaacagcattttttttggggtctatttttccccctttttaattattgtgaGCCCATCGTCCCACCCTAATTAATATTGATTAATGCTATAATCAGATTGTATGATAGTGTCTGTTATTCATGTGTCAAGGAACAAGCCAATcaaatttatttagtttttctttttgtatttttttagtaaaGACAAGCAGTCAATACTATTTAGAGTGCTAAAAAACTAAACAGgcctaaaaaaaaaccccccaaaaaccAACACCCGGCCAATAAGAAGGTGGTTATAGATACATTAAACGTATCTATAGCCACTGGGACTATGGCTACGTTTCCgaaccttttctacataagcataCATAATGTGCCTGTATCTTCACTGTATCAGGATGGATGAGTGGTCTAAGGTGATGCACACAAGGTTTCAATCTTCCACTAATGTGGGTTCAGATCTACGagatcccacttttgtcattttttttttttttttttttttttttttcattttaacatatttaacacggcaagatccacttttaaaatacatatcagacaaaaataaacatttgagggtatttcctgggttagggataaggcaaaaataaaagggttagcggggtatctaaaaataaatatgagctaaaaataaaactgacggaactttaggCACGTGGTGCACCtttcacgtcacctaaactggccaatgaggggcgctgcgtatgaataGACGCAGGCTATGGGTACGTTTATCCCAAGCCAATCAATAATCACCTGTGGTTAGGTTTCAGTCTTGACGTTACTAAACGTGGGTTAACCAAGCATCTTTCTCGACTTCTAAACACATGTAA is a window of Gouania willdenowi chromosome 13, fGouWil2.1, whole genome shotgun sequence DNA encoding:
- the bloc1s3 gene encoding biogenesis of lysosome-related organelles complex 1 subunit 3; protein product: MTSRYQIVVQGEASETDSDDEVYLTSLPPSHTNTAGAKVPGEASETDSEGELAQTHHSSTVSVETAHILRRDLPPLIVVRDHPDIQSVVEDKPSPVHRPHGDTLLQQKLQESNCRLYSDVGHMVRQVYGNATREVRSATSQLNASQSAIINASHSIRMILDDLKAVSEKMDIITSCQILPDVNMSTSNSCTSLVP